In Treponema vincentii, a single window of DNA contains:
- a CDS encoding CobW family GTP-binding protein, producing the protein MKKPLVPITLLCGYLGAGKTTLMNMILANQKGYKVAVIVNDIGEINVDASLIEKDANITDKSSLVPLTNGCICCTLKTDLVMQIENLIASGKYDYLLIESSGVCEPMPIAQAIETIENGYLDNVVSVVDAKRLVDEFSEGAQLLKKDMGEEDIESLLVQQIEFCSTLIINKKDLVTEDQMKKVRAVVTKLQPHVKVIETARCQVPLEDLLATKRFDFEKVFESAGWVAELEKRAEEDDDDEECDHDHEHCDHDHHDEHEHHGHEHHEHDEHGEHGHHHHHHEHKHEGADEDEYGIGSFVYYRRRPFNRGKLEKYAGVWPRNIIRCKGVVWFSDEQDMAYVFETSGRQIQAGASGRWLATASKREQEKILAREPRMREEWDEKVGDRMIKLCIIGQKLDKKKICADLDALLD; encoded by the coding sequence ATGAAAAAACCATTAGTACCGATTACCCTGCTCTGCGGATACTTAGGCGCGGGCAAAACAACCTTGATGAATATGATCCTTGCGAACCAAAAGGGGTACAAGGTGGCAGTCATTGTCAACGATATCGGCGAAATCAACGTCGATGCCAGTTTGATAGAGAAGGACGCCAATATCACGGATAAAAGCAGCCTTGTGCCGCTTACCAACGGCTGTATCTGCTGTACGCTTAAAACCGATCTTGTGATGCAGATTGAAAACCTCATTGCGTCGGGAAAGTATGACTATCTGCTGATTGAATCGAGCGGCGTATGCGAGCCAATGCCGATTGCGCAAGCTATTGAAACAATCGAAAACGGCTACTTGGATAATGTCGTCAGCGTTGTCGATGCAAAGCGGCTGGTGGATGAATTTTCCGAGGGGGCGCAGCTGTTAAAAAAGGATATGGGAGAAGAAGATATCGAATCGCTCCTTGTCCAGCAAATTGAGTTTTGCTCCACGCTCATTATCAATAAAAAAGATTTGGTAACGGAAGATCAGATGAAAAAGGTGCGGGCGGTTGTCACTAAGCTTCAGCCCCATGTGAAGGTGATAGAGACAGCGCGGTGTCAGGTACCGCTCGAGGATCTGCTTGCGACAAAGCGGTTTGACTTTGAAAAAGTCTTTGAAAGTGCGGGCTGGGTCGCCGAACTGGAAAAACGTGCGGAAGAAGACGATGATGATGAAGAGTGCGACCACGACCATGAGCACTGCGATCACGATCACCATGACGAGCACGAACACCATGGACATGAACATCACGAACATGATGAGCATGGAGAACACGGGCATCACCATCATCATCACGAACATAAACATGAAGGTGCGGATGAGGATGAGTACGGTATCGGCTCTTTTGTGTACTACCGCCGCCGCCCGTTTAATAGAGGAAAGCTTGAAAAATACGCTGGGGTATGGCCGCGTAATATTATCCGCTGTAAGGGTGTCGTCTGGTTCAGCGATGAACAAGATATGGCCTACGTCTTTGAAACTTCGGGGCGGCAAATCCAAGCGGGGGCTTCCGGCAGATGGCTTGCAACTGCCTCTAAGCGAGAGCAGGAAAAAATTCTCGCCCGAGAACCTCGGATGAGGGAAGAATGGGATGAAAAAGTCGGCGACCGGATGATTAAGCTCTGCATTATCGGGCAAAAGCTTGATAAAAAGAAGATTTGCGCGGACTTGGATGCCCTGCTCGATTAG
- a CDS encoding MATE family efflux transporter, with protein sequence MEEIKARPIGSAENKMGVMPIMKLVLNMSLPMMFSMFIMALYNIVDSIFVAKINEDALTAVSLAFPIQNLMISFAVGTGVGVNALLSKRLGQRNQADVNKTAMNAVFLAACNFIVFFIAGILLVRPYLASQGVDAGIVSYGEAYLDIVLRMSFALFFGITFDRLLQSTGLTLYTMYSQLSGAIFNVIFDPLLIFGIGPFPKMGIRGAALATVLGQILGLCVSVFFNLTKNHEIQFKLKNLLPEPRIVAEIYKVGVPSILLSSITSITTYFLNIILSAFSSTAIAVYGVYFKLNSFIFMPVFGLNNGMVPIIAYNYGARNRKRITATIRNGLFLAMGIMLFGMALFELFPAQLLGLFDASPAMLAIGVPAIRIIACSFLGAALGITFSSVFQAFGNAVYSMIATFVRQIVALLPAAYLLSMSGDVNAIWWSYLIAEVVSIIACIFFMHRIYKEKIEPLPV encoded by the coding sequence ATGGAAGAAATAAAGGCAAGACCTATCGGCTCGGCTGAAAACAAGATGGGCGTTATGCCGATTATGAAGCTCGTCCTCAATATGTCGCTGCCGATGATGTTTTCGATGTTCATTATGGCGTTGTATAATATCGTCGACAGTATCTTTGTGGCAAAAATCAACGAGGATGCGTTGACAGCCGTATCGCTTGCCTTTCCCATCCAAAACCTGATGATTTCCTTTGCCGTAGGGACGGGGGTCGGCGTTAATGCCCTACTGTCCAAACGGCTCGGTCAGCGGAATCAAGCGGATGTCAATAAAACCGCGATGAACGCCGTTTTTCTGGCGGCCTGTAATTTTATCGTCTTTTTTATCGCAGGGATTCTACTGGTGCGCCCGTACCTTGCCTCGCAGGGAGTAGACGCCGGAATTGTTTCCTACGGGGAAGCGTATTTGGATATTGTGCTCCGTATGTCGTTTGCGCTCTTTTTCGGTATTACGTTTGACCGGCTGCTCCAATCGACGGGACTTACGCTGTATACAATGTATTCACAGCTTTCCGGTGCGATTTTCAATGTGATATTCGACCCGCTGCTGATTTTCGGGATCGGGCCGTTTCCTAAAATGGGTATCCGAGGGGCGGCGCTTGCAACCGTATTGGGACAGATCCTCGGCCTTTGTGTTTCGGTTTTCTTTAACCTAACAAAAAACCATGAAATTCAGTTTAAGCTTAAAAACCTACTTCCCGAACCGCGCATCGTTGCGGAAATTTATAAAGTCGGCGTGCCGTCGATTCTTCTCAGCTCGATAACATCGATTACCACCTACTTTCTCAATATCATCCTCAGTGCTTTTTCGAGCACTGCGATCGCGGTGTATGGTGTGTACTTTAAACTGAATAGCTTTATCTTCATGCCGGTGTTCGGGTTGAATAACGGTATGGTGCCCATTATCGCGTACAATTACGGAGCACGGAACAGAAAACGGATTACGGCGACGATACGGAACGGCCTTTTTCTCGCTATGGGGATTATGCTTTTCGGAATGGCACTTTTTGAACTGTTCCCTGCGCAGCTTTTGGGGCTATTCGACGCCTCCCCCGCGATGCTCGCGATCGGTGTTCCTGCAATCCGCATCATCGCATGTAGCTTCCTCGGGGCGGCACTCGGCATCACCTTTTCTTCGGTGTTTCAAGCATTCGGCAACGCGGTCTACAGTATGATCGCGACGTTTGTGCGTCAAATTGTCGCGCTGCTTCCGGCGGCATATTTGCTTTCGATGTCCGGCGATGTCAATGCTATCTGGTGGTCGTACCTCATAGCCGAAGTTGTCTCCATCATCGCATGTATCTTTTTTATGCATCGCATTTACAAAGAAAAGATCGAGCCGCTGCCGGTGTAA